Proteins from a single region of Macrotis lagotis isolate mMagLag1 chromosome 2, bilby.v1.9.chrom.fasta, whole genome shotgun sequence:
- the KTI12 gene encoding protein KTI12 homolog, translating into MPLLVLCGLPDSGRSRRADELRGALEAEGRPVTVVRDADVLGAGGPAALGEAYSDPAREKALRAALRASVERGLGRRAVVLLDSLNYIKGFRYELYCLARAARTPLCLLYCLKPRPPGPDEPEPEPPAGTPEGSPSSEDPEERGAPRAPAAEPPEPGPDLGFPPDLLDALAQRFEAPDSRNRWDRPLFTVVGLEEPLPLAQIRAALFESQVPAPHQATQAQPLASTNFLHQLDQVTSQVLAALMEAQKTAVPGDLLTLPGTKEKLLFTRPLTLAELSRLRRQFIFYTKMHPNKENLPQLANMFLQYLGQSLR; encoded by the coding sequence ATGCCGCTGCTGGTGCTGTGCGGGCTCCCGGACAGCGGGCGCAGCCGGCGCGCCGACGAGCTCCGCGGGGCGCTGGAAGCCGAGGGTCGGCCCGTGACGGTGGTGCGCGATGCCGACGTGCTCGGGGCCGGCGGGCCGGCCGCGCTGGGCGAGGCCTACTCCGACCCGGCCCGCGAGAAGGCGCTGCGCGCCGCGCTCAGGGCCTCGGTGGAGCGCGGCCTGGGCCGCCGCGCCGTCGTCCTCCTCGACTCGCTCAACTACATCAAAGGCTTCCGCTACGAGCTGTACTGCCTGGCCCGGGCGGCGCGCACCCCGCTCTGCCTGCTCTACTGCCTGAAGCCGCGGCCGCCGGGCCCCGacgagccggagccggagccccCGGCCGGGACACCGGAGGGGAGCCCGAGTTCAGAGGACCCCGAAGAGCGTGGGGCCCCGAGGGCCCCAGCGGCAGAGCCCCCGGAGCCCGGGCCGGACCTTGGCTTCCCCCCAGACCTCTTGGACGCGCTGGCCCAGCGGTTCGAGGCCCCCGACTCGAGGAATCGCTGGGACCGGCCCCTCTTCACCGTGGTGGGCCTGGAGGAGCCCCTGCCCCTGGCCCAGATCCGGGCCGCCCTGTTTGAGAGCCAGGTGCCGGCGCCCCACCAGGCCACGCAGGCCCAGCCGCTGGCGTCCACCAACTTCCTGCACCAGCTGGACCAGGTCACCAGCCAGGTTCTGGCGGCCCTGATGGAGGCGCAGAAAACGGCCGTCCCGGGGGACTTGTTGACCCTGCCCGGGACCAAGGAGAAGCTGCTGTTCACTCGCCCCCTCACCCTGGCCGAGCTGAGCCGCCTCAGGCGCCAGTTCATCTTCTACACCAAGATGCACCCCAACAAGGAGAACCTGCCCCAGCTGGCCAACATGTTCCTGCAGTACCTAGGCCAGAGCCTCCGCTGA